A genome region from Anopheles stephensi strain Indian chromosome 2, UCI_ANSTEP_V1.0, whole genome shotgun sequence includes the following:
- the LOC118507583 gene encoding uncharacterized protein LOC118507583 produces MNYLLHRQRSPGAVIPIPEELEELMGEISREVLRKQPPNVIHFLADYLEEKLARRENARIAEKIVDNVLDFSLDIVAMLESVGIDSARAEQAVKRIRDEFHRHFETKPDSERLRETFRERDVLERLVKECHFSEQEARKASRIIEHAYQTFYFRNAYKEPHPVGKDKDWRQAAKHTLGLYAQTGPTKEEMEVAARRIQVAYRAYYTRKRQELDRSARIIQRAVRNHRSRRLEEADMLGVPSVVLAHEIIDDDDLSYTPSEDIHHLIDVAIGSEEVPARVPSTSKDLTTDDAATLIQSVFRGHQARKQTLPRTSTKSLTEKPVVDETQAAILLQSTARGHLARKRIQSEKEKHQMATMLQSHARGYLARKKQLPRNDPQSDPKP; encoded by the exons ATGAACTATCTCCTGCACCGTCAACGAAGTCCCGGTGCGGTCATACCGATCCCGGAGGAGCTGGAAGAATTGATGGGTGAAATAAGTCGCGAGGTACTGCGCAAACAGCCACCGAACGTGATCCACTTCCTGGCGGACTATCTCGAAGAGAAGCTAGCGCGCCGTGAGAACGCTCGGATAGCGGAAAAGATTGTCGATAATGTGCTGGACTTTAGCTTGGACATTGTGGCCATGCTGGAGTCGGTCGGTATAGATTCCGCGCGTGCCGAGCAGGCAGTGAAGCGCATCCGGGACGAGTTTCATCGCCATTTTGAAACGAAACCGGACAGTGAGCGTTTGCGTGAAACGTTCCGAGAGCGTGACGTACTGGAGCGGTTGGTTAAGGAGTGCCACTTTAGCGAGCAGGAAGCACGCAAAGCGTCGCGCATTATTGAGCATGCGTACCAGACATTCTACTTCCGAAATGCGTACAAGGAGCCGCATCCTGTCGGTAAGGATAAGGATTGGCGCCAGGCAGCGAAACATACGCTGGGTCTTTACGCTCAGACAGGTCCAACGAAGGAGGAGATGGAAGTAGCGGCACGACGGATTCAAGTGGCTTACCGTGCGTACTACACGCGGAAGCGTCAGGAACTGGATCGGAGTGCTAGAATCATACAGCGAGCTGTTCGCAACCATCGAAGCCGTCGCTTGGAAGAAGCGGATATGCTCGGAGTTCCATCGGTAGTTCTTGCGCACGAAAttatcgatgatgatgatctgtCCTACACACCTTCGGAAGATATCCACCACCTGATCGATGTTGCGATCGGATCCGAGGAGGTTCCAGCTCGTGTGCCTTCCACATCCAAAGACTTGACCACCGACGATGCTGCCACCTTGATCCAATCGGTGTTTCGTGGACATCAGGCTCGTAAACAGACCTTGCCAAGGACTTCCACCAAGTCACTAACCGAGAAGCCCGTAGTGGACGAGACACAAGCCGCCATATTGCTCCAATCTACAGCCCGTGGACATCTGGCACGGAAGCGTATCCAGTCGGAGAAGGAGAAGCACCAAATGGCCACCATGCTGCAG TCCCACGCCCGTGGTTATCTGGCCCGCAAGAAGCAACTACCGCGGAACGATCCACAGTCAGACCCGAAGCCGTGA
- the LOC118507587 gene encoding insulin-like growth factor-binding protein complex acid labile subunit, with product MLMTARYRDVMLMCLAVLLLGTGCGQVCGRAVPHHRLRGAASVGRLQNVTLTNASLSPIGRLGGEVSLEGCLIENFGPALFGLLVRTECLTLRGGFIPTVTFNSHALDTLVIDATGLKLFDVLPSEVAYAKLRILQITRTKLEHLTSNLSLLVGLKRLDLSQNQLAYVDLDVLGAMQRLRDLDLSVNRIVRLDASPELQLAGLRNLWVSYNRLRSFGAFPGAFPALDTVRLIGNAWHCAWVDRARANIIRHGITAFGADYDCPGERQGGLCCYGGADDVLGEEEAQTTTSTPLDTGIGTQPANGDDLTLRESNRSTEPIGVRYGDVEIFL from the exons ATGTTGATGACGGCACGCTACCGCGACGTGATGCTGAT GTGTTTGGCGGTCCTGCTGTTGGGGACCGGATGTGGTCAGGTGTGTGGCCGAGCAGTACCGCATCACAGGCTTCGAGGAGCTGCATCGGTTGGACGTCTGCAGAATGTGACGCTCACGAACGCTTCGCTGTCCCCCATAGGACGACTAGGCGGAGAGGTGTCCCTGGAGGGATGTCTAATCGAGAACTTCGGTCCGGCACTGTTCGGACTGCTGGTGCGGACAGAATGTCTGACGCTTCGGGGTGGATTCATTCCCACCGTTACATTCAACTCGCACGCGCTCGATACACTCGTGATCGATGCGACGGGGCTGAAGTTGTTCGATGTGCTTCCTTCCGAAGTCGCTTACGCCAAGCTGCGGATCCTTCAGATAACGCGTACCAAGCTCGAGCACCTCACATCGAACCTGTCACTGTTGGTGGGCCTTAAACGGCTGGATCTCTCCCAGAACCAACTAGCGTACGTCGATCTGGATGTGTTGGGAGCGATGCAACGGCTGCGCGATCTCGATCTGTCTGTGAACAGGATTGTTCGATTGGACGCTTCGCCCGAGctgcagctggcgggcctccgcAACCTCTGGGTCAGCTACAACCGATTGCGCTCGTTCGGGGCTTTCCCGGGTGCGTTCCCGGCCCTAGACACGGTGCGCTTGATAGGCAATGCGTGGCACTGTGCATGGGTGGACCGGGCGCGGGCCAACATCATACGTCACGGGATCACGGCTTTCGGGGCTGATTACGATTGTCCCGGCGAGCGCCAGGGTGGACTTTGCTGCTACGGCGGCGCTGATGACGTGCTCGGTGAGGAAGAAGCGCAAACGACGACTTCGACGCCGCTTGATACAGGGATTGGAACGCAACCGGCAAACGGTGATGATCTCACGCTGCGAGAATCGAATCGAAGTACAGAACCGATAGGCGTACGGTACGGTGATGTGGAGATCTTTTTGTGA